The genomic segment TTTAAAATGTCTTCTTTTCAGGAATATATTCAATGACCAGAGTTTCAGGTGAATatcaattttcatttcattttttaaaaaggttGCTTTTTTTCTGGAatagtaaagtttttttttattacatgcaTTTAGTTGTAAGACTGATATATACTGATAATTCAAAAACTACCAAAATTGTACTCATACATAATGCTTCTAGTTCCTTTTCCCTTGTATATCCCACACTTAAAATTCCCAACCACACTTTCATGTCCATCAGTGAGGAATTCATCAACGAGGAGGTTGAAAATTCCTCCCTAACAAGAATGAAGGACAGAGTGAACGAGCCTGTAGACATCCACCTCGGAAACATCTACCGTTACATCATTGCAAAAGCCCCTCAacgtaagagagaaaaattggaAAGCTTATAAGTTATGGTAGTTAGGAACTATAATGAATTCTTTACAAATCTTGTTCATATAGCTTGAACATTTTGGAGAGCTACAGATGAAAATGAATCTGTTTAAGAATTATTGCTGAagttcatgatagtaatgattacaaaaCAACATATAGAAAAAATTACTTTCATCAAAACCagtaaacatgtaaaaaaaaacaccttatTTACATTTATCTTCAGTGTCAATTTTCTCATGATAAGTCCCAAATAAAAgtattctattattatatataaaaatatattaatataaaaacatTAATCTTACATCCATCACAAATGGCTAATAAAAGTATTCATCCCCAGGCTACTTCAACACATCTTTTTACGATATCTTGCATGATAAAGCTACCTGGCAGGACACACGCATGATCTCCACCTTGCAGGAAATGATTGTTTATGGGCAACACGAACCTTCATGTGAAAATCATGGCAGGATTATTATAGATAGGGTAAGTGCGGAaacatttgtttgtgtatttttttcacatattttgtatatctattttattcGGTGGGTAGGGATTAAGAGTTTGACTTGGGATTTTAGATGATCCTAATCAATGCAAAATCTAAAACATGTGTGGAAAGGCTGACAGATTTAAGGCCTTTTAGGGTAATTTATTTTATAGTGTAGAATAAACATAGGTAGAACATAGGAAGTTTGTTTGTAACTCAGTGCTAAAGGTTGTCATTTCTTGATACTGTGTATATGTAACATCTGTGCTAAAAATGGTATTTGAGGAGATTAAAAAAAACTCAACTTATTTCTTTCCAGTTACCAAAGAAGGTCAAGTATCCAAACTTCATACCGCTTCATAGAGACGAACAACAGTGTACTCTAGCAGAAAAAGACACTGAGGTGTATAAGATTGACACCAATATAGCAGTACCATCAGTTCCAAACAAGAATACAAAGATTCAGGAGAACAAAGGTACATGTTCTTTACCGTTCCTTAATGTTGTTGATAGTCATATTACAAAATATCTTATAGTTAGGATCTTTATCACATCATTATGCTTATATTTTGCCATACAATCATACCAGGTTTTGGTTATATAATTGAACTTATATTTAGAGGCATACCCATATTTCATCATAATATCATACCAAtatttcattttatgattataCTATGACTATGTATTCACAATATATCATCACACAGGACAAGCAAATCCAACAGCAAGTCCTGTGAAACCCATAGCAACTGTCCCATGGCGTCCATCAAAGGAGAATG from the Penaeus vannamei isolate JL-2024 chromosome 1, ASM4276789v1, whole genome shotgun sequence genome contains:
- the LOC113809643 gene encoding MOXD1 homolog 1 produces the protein MSYDFNYQQARVLKEEMKVMPGDSLIVKCGYDSTKRKMPTFGGFSTEDEMCLAFLTYYPRVNLSGCYSRPDMALVFDTFGIQDLFDNDMNIFNDQSFSEEFINEEVENSSLTRMKDRVNEPVDIHLGNIYRYIIAKAPQRYFNTSFYDILHDKATWQDTRMISTLQEMIVYGQHEPSCENHGRIIIDRLPKKVKYPNFIPLHRDEQQCTLAEKDTEVYKIDTNIAVPSVPNKNTKIQENKGQANPTASPVKPIATVPWRPSKENEVENDSLTQRGGVPSVFPSSYLLVTIVILLLLYEA